One window from the genome of Paenibacillus azoreducens encodes:
- the nagZ gene encoding beta-N-acetylhexosaminidase, with translation MDISKLSLEQKIGQMFICGFHSLVPDDQIRKLIEDYHLGGVIYFRRNIDKPQQVASLSASLQKLAADHGNLPLWIAIDQEGGMVARIDHKQISRIPGNMALGATDHPDYSYEVSKISAEELLQLGINMNFAPCLDVNNNPHNPVIGVRSFGENPDKVSEHGAAVIKAFQEKGLSAAAKHFPGHGDTNVDSHMGLATVEHDVERLQQVELKPFIKAIQQGVDVIMTAHVIFPAIEPEPIPATLSRSVLTGLLREDLAYDGIIVTDCLEMHAIAKFFGVGEGAVKAVEAGADVVLVSHTLSDQIEAIEAVKNAVRSGRISEKTIDAAVERILKLKQKRLTGLQATEVSQVFLERHEKPEVDRLLKEISRKSITLVKDQGQLPLNTAEPVLVIWPEVRSETQVDEPWTEVVTLGEALSKYAANVKEIRISAEPGQEEIEETLNTAASFSQVVLATYTAGSTLPEGQMSLAEKLLRQNHGKLVVASTRNPYDLNDIPEIPAYLCCYENTPYFMEALASILAGQSEAEGKLPVSLDEPGVAAAN, from the coding sequence TTGGATATCTCTAAACTTTCGTTGGAACAAAAAATCGGTCAAATGTTTATTTGCGGCTTTCATAGCCTTGTGCCTGACGATCAAATCCGCAAGCTGATTGAGGATTATCATCTGGGAGGCGTCATTTATTTCCGCCGCAATATCGACAAGCCGCAGCAGGTGGCAAGCCTTTCGGCTTCGCTGCAGAAGCTGGCTGCGGATCATGGGAATTTGCCGCTTTGGATCGCCATCGACCAGGAAGGCGGCATGGTGGCGCGCATCGACCATAAGCAAATAAGCCGCATTCCCGGCAACATGGCGCTTGGCGCAACGGATCACCCGGATTACAGCTATGAGGTTTCCAAAATAAGTGCAGAGGAACTGTTGCAGTTGGGCATTAACATGAATTTTGCCCCATGCCTGGACGTCAACAATAACCCCCATAATCCGGTGATCGGCGTCCGTTCGTTCGGGGAAAATCCGGATAAGGTATCCGAACATGGCGCGGCCGTGATCAAGGCTTTTCAGGAAAAGGGTTTGTCCGCAGCGGCCAAACATTTTCCGGGACACGGCGATACCAATGTGGACAGCCATATGGGGCTGGCTACGGTGGAGCATGATGTCGAGCGTTTGCAGCAGGTGGAATTGAAGCCGTTTATCAAAGCTATACAGCAGGGCGTGGATGTGATTATGACCGCACACGTGATTTTCCCGGCGATTGAACCTGAACCGATTCCGGCGACGCTGTCCAGATCGGTCCTGACCGGGTTGCTGCGGGAAGATCTGGCCTACGACGGCATCATTGTGACCGATTGTCTGGAAATGCATGCAATCGCCAAGTTTTTCGGCGTTGGAGAAGGTGCCGTAAAAGCGGTGGAAGCCGGAGCGGATGTGGTGCTTGTCAGCCATACGCTAAGCGATCAAATCGAAGCCATCGAAGCTGTTAAAAATGCCGTGCGATCCGGAAGAATTAGCGAAAAGACGATTGATGCCGCCGTGGAGCGCATTTTGAAGCTGAAGCAAAAACGCCTGACCGGCTTGCAGGCTACCGAAGTATCCCAGGTATTCCTTGAAAGACATGAGAAACCTGAGGTCGACCGTCTCCTGAAAGAGATATCCCGGAAAAGCATAACCCTCGTCAAAGACCAGGGGCAGCTGCCTTTGAATACGGCGGAACCCGTGCTTGTCATTTGGCCGGAAGTACGCTCCGAAACTCAGGTGGATGAGCCATGGACGGAAGTGGTGACGCTTGGCGAGGCGCTTTCAAAGTATGCCGCAAATGTGAAGGAAATCCGGATCAGCGCCGAACCGGGGCAGGAAGAAATCGAGGAAACCCTAAATACAGCGGCGTCTTTCTCCCAGGTTGTGTTGGCTACCTATACGGCAGGCAGCACACTACCGGAGGGGCAGATGAGCCTTGCGGAAAAACTGCTCCGGCAAAATCACGGCAAATTAGTGGTTGCCTCCACCCGGAATCCGTACGACTTGAACGATATTCCGGAGATCCCGGCGTATCTGTGCTGCTATGAAAACACGCCTTACTTCATGGAAGCACTAGCCTCGATCCTAGCCGGCCAAAGCGAAGCTGAAGGCAAACTTCCGGTAAGCCTGGATGAGCCCGGCGTCGCGGCTGCAAATTAA
- a CDS encoding extracellular solute-binding protein: MNTKRSLILLLSLCFISSLVLSACETYSASMNENASSSKQAKREKKTEPFDLTLRHTQVGKDKEKRFAMLNDVVKKVEAEVNGLTFRLDGVDSDVNRKEKLRGEMAAGNPPDIFDLFGSPDFKIYAKEGKLLDLTPIIEELGIKDKFTSLEPFTYEGKVYGLPIGGTGEGFFYNKEYFEKKGWKPPTTFAELERMLAEIKADGKIPIAAASKAGWVPLMLTNHLWSRYAGPEITAKFATGEAKWTDPNVVKAFAKHREWKEKGYFTEGELGYEYPEYTTQFTSGQAILMYDGTWKSSVFKKGESGAKLFGKVGFFNMPPVVGGVGDQTALMLNVNNGYGFSAAVAKDPRKLEAVKSFIKNMFNEDMQIRGFVEDGVLPSMKLDASVLASSINDNLMKEIVDVLDKAQTKFTAFDALVQADVTSEISNVQIQKLISGQTTPEKMAEALQKVQDEANLAAR; encoded by the coding sequence ATGAACACAAAGAGAAGCCTGATTCTTTTGCTGTCGCTTTGTTTTATTTCTTCACTGGTATTATCAGCCTGCGAGACCTATAGCGCATCCATGAATGAAAACGCATCCAGCAGCAAGCAGGCAAAGAGGGAGAAAAAAACGGAACCCTTTGATTTAACGCTCCGTCACACCCAGGTCGGCAAAGATAAAGAGAAACGTTTTGCGATGTTAAACGACGTGGTCAAAAAGGTGGAGGCAGAGGTCAATGGATTAACGTTCAGGCTGGATGGCGTAGATTCCGACGTGAATCGCAAGGAAAAGCTGCGCGGAGAGATGGCTGCAGGCAATCCTCCCGACATTTTCGACCTGTTCGGCAGTCCTGATTTCAAAATTTACGCTAAGGAAGGCAAACTGCTTGACCTGACGCCTATCATTGAAGAGCTGGGCATCAAAGATAAATTCACATCGCTGGAACCATTTACATACGAAGGAAAAGTGTACGGGCTGCCGATCGGCGGCACAGGCGAAGGTTTTTTTTATAACAAGGAATACTTCGAGAAAAAGGGCTGGAAGCCGCCGACCACATTCGCGGAGCTGGAAAGAATGCTGGCTGAAATCAAGGCCGACGGCAAAATACCGATTGCGGCGGCTTCCAAAGCGGGCTGGGTGCCGCTGATGCTCACCAACCACCTATGGTCGCGTTACGCAGGACCGGAAATTACGGCCAAGTTCGCCACCGGCGAAGCCAAATGGACAGACCCGAACGTCGTCAAGGCTTTCGCCAAGCATAGGGAATGGAAAGAGAAGGGTTACTTCACGGAAGGCGAGCTCGGATACGAATATCCCGAATATACGACCCAGTTTACGAGCGGCCAAGCCATTCTAATGTATGATGGTACCTGGAAATCCTCTGTATTTAAAAAGGGGGAATCAGGCGCCAAGCTGTTTGGAAAGGTCGGTTTTTTTAATATGCCTCCGGTGGTTGGTGGCGTTGGGGATCAAACGGCCTTGATGCTTAACGTAAATAACGGATACGGCTTCTCGGCTGCCGTAGCCAAAGATCCCCGCAAGCTCGAAGCGGTGAAATCCTTCATCAAGAATATGTTTAATGAGGATATGCAAATCCGCGGATTCGTGGAAGACGGCGTGCTGCCTTCCATGAAGTTAGATGCTTCGGTGCTGGCTTCAAGCATCAACGACAATTTGATGAAGGAGATCGTTGACGTTCTGGACAAAGCGCAAACGAAGTTTACGGCATTTGATGCCCTGGTGCAAGCGGATGTGACGTCGGAAATAAGCAATGTTCAAATCCAAAAGCTGATCAGCGGCCAAACCACCCCCGAGAAGATGGCTGAGGCTTTGCAGAAGGTCCAGGACGAAGCCAATTTGGCGGCCAGGTAA
- the pflA gene encoding pyruvate formate-lyase-activating protein, protein MIKGHIHSLETFGTVDGPGIRFVLFMQGCLLKCQYCHNPDTWALDEGKEMTVEEVLAEIEPYLTYYRSSGGGLTVSGGEPTLQSHFVAELFKEVKKRWNLHTTLDSNGFNEAERIHQLLEVTDLVLLDIKHIDDEKHIKLTGKSNERTLRTAQWLSEHGRKMWIRHVYVPGIHDQEEDLINLGRFIGTLKGVEKFEILPYHQMGIYKWEALGKEYPLQGVPSPTEEEVQRAYRLIEEGRKQTAAE, encoded by the coding sequence ATGATCAAAGGTCATATCCATTCTTTGGAAACCTTTGGGACTGTAGACGGACCAGGCATCCGCTTCGTCCTTTTTATGCAAGGCTGCTTGCTAAAGTGTCAGTATTGCCATAACCCGGATACTTGGGCATTGGATGAGGGTAAAGAGATGACGGTCGAGGAAGTGCTGGCCGAAATAGAACCTTATTTGACTTATTACCGCTCTTCGGGTGGGGGGCTGACGGTTTCCGGCGGAGAGCCAACGCTGCAATCGCATTTTGTGGCAGAACTCTTCAAGGAAGTGAAAAAACGTTGGAACCTGCATACGACGCTGGACAGCAACGGCTTTAACGAGGCGGAGCGGATTCACCAGCTGCTTGAGGTTACAGATCTCGTGCTGCTGGACATCAAGCATATCGATGATGAAAAACACATCAAGCTGACGGGCAAATCGAATGAACGGACGCTTCGTACGGCGCAGTGGCTATCGGAGCATGGGCGCAAAATGTGGATCAGACATGTCTACGTGCCGGGCATTCACGATCAGGAAGAGGACTTGATCAATCTTGGGCGGTTTATCGGAACGCTTAAAGGCGTCGAGAAATTCGAGATTCTTCCTTACCATCAAATGGGGATTTATAAATGGGAGGCGCTTGGCAAAGAGTACCCATTGCAAGGCGTTCCAAGCCCTACCGAAGAAGAAGTGCAGCGTGCATACCGCTTGATTGAAGAGGGCCGGAAGCAAACTGCGGCTGAGTAA
- a CDS encoding response regulator transcription factor, with product MILKVLLVDDEAPILGNLKSIIPWKDMNMQVLAARSGKEALELFDIHNPDIILCDIRMPVMDGLTLVGELRRLGSKAEIILLTGYQEFEYARAGIRYKVRDYICKPIHYKELENTIRSIGEQIVNKRLKDPFQQTVTRIQENEGDQAVRKNPQQLMAEAARYIADRLDTDLGIEELAGHLGISCSYFSLLFKNHLGMTFVEYVTSKRIEAAKYLLLHSDKSITQIGSGIGYHERRYFTKVFQRYTGMTPSEFREQAKNATVS from the coding sequence ATGATTCTTAAAGTTTTGCTCGTAGACGACGAAGCGCCGATTCTGGGCAATCTGAAAAGCATTATTCCCTGGAAAGACATGAACATGCAGGTACTGGCGGCCCGGAGCGGGAAAGAAGCGTTGGAACTGTTCGATATCCATAATCCGGACATTATTTTATGCGATATCCGGATGCCGGTGATGGACGGCCTGACCCTGGTTGGCGAGCTCCGGCGGCTGGGTTCCAAGGCGGAGATCATTTTGCTGACGGGGTACCAGGAATTCGAATATGCGAGAGCCGGAATCCGATACAAGGTCCGTGACTATATTTGCAAGCCTATCCACTATAAAGAGCTCGAGAACACCATCCGCTCGATCGGCGAACAAATTGTCAATAAACGGCTGAAGGATCCTTTCCAGCAAACCGTGACGCGCATTCAGGAGAACGAAGGGGATCAAGCGGTGCGGAAAAACCCGCAGCAGCTGATGGCGGAGGCCGCCCGCTATATTGCCGACAGGCTTGATACGGATCTGGGCATCGAGGAACTGGCGGGACATTTGGGCATCAGCTGCAGTTACTTCAGCCTGCTCTTCAAGAATCACCTGGGCATGACCTTTGTGGAATATGTCACTTCCAAGCGCATTGAAGCCGCCAAATACCTGCTTCTGCATAGCGACAAAAGCATCACGCAGATTGGCTCTGGCATCGGGTATCATGAACGCCGCTACTTTACGAAGGTGTTTCAGAGATATACCGGCATGACGCCCTCGGAGTTCCGCGAGCAGGCCAAAAATGCCACCGTAAGTTAG
- the pflB gene encoding formate C-acetyltransferase has product MSAVEKDVQNMQSGWRGFKQGKWTREVNVNDFIENNINPYLGNEDFLVGPTNNTTELWKIVSELTKKEREAGGVLDVDVNTPSTITSHKPGYLDKEKEQIVGVQTDAPFKRSIQPFGGIRMMIDACKAYGFELPEELIKTFTDIRKTHNQGVFDAYTSDMRAARKAGIITGLPDAYGRGRIIGDYRRVALYGVDFLIQQKKQELLDLEVDVIDEDVIRLREELSEQIRALGELKQMAEMHGCDISKPAQNAKEAFQWLYFGYLAAIKEQNGAAMSLGRVSSFLDIYVERDLAEGKLTEEQAQELVDHFVMKLRIVKFLRTPDYNELFSGDPTWVTESIGGMSNNGQTRVTKNSFRFLHTLYNLGPAPEPNLTVLWSEKLPDAFKKFCAKVSIETSSIQYENDDLMRPIYGDDYGIACCVSAMRIGKQMQFFGARANLAKCLLYAINGGIDEKSGAQVGPEYPAIKSEVLEYGEVIKRFKPMMEWLAKLYMNSLNVIHYMHDKYSYERIEMALHDRDILRTMACGIAGLSVATDSLSAIKYAKVKPIRNEQGIAVDFEIEGEYPCYGNNDDRVDSIAIELVETFMGMIRKHKAYRNALPTQSILTITSNVVYGKKTGTTPDGRKAGEPFAPGANPMHGRDKKGALASLSSVAKLPYEHSLDGISNTFSIVPKALGKDSDTRKSNLVAMMDGYFGSKAHHLNVNVFDREQLMDAMEHPENYPQLTIRVSGYAVNFVKLTREQQLDVINRTFHGSM; this is encoded by the coding sequence ATGTCGGCGGTAGAAAAAGACGTACAAAACATGCAATCAGGCTGGAGAGGTTTCAAACAAGGAAAATGGACCAGAGAAGTTAACGTAAATGATTTCATCGAAAACAACATCAATCCATACCTTGGCAATGAGGATTTCCTTGTCGGTCCTACGAACAATACAACCGAGCTGTGGAAAATCGTATCCGAGCTCACCAAGAAAGAGCGGGAAGCCGGCGGAGTGCTGGATGTTGACGTCAATACACCTTCAACCATTACTTCCCATAAACCAGGTTATTTGGACAAAGAAAAAGAGCAAATCGTCGGCGTTCAAACCGATGCTCCATTCAAGCGTTCCATCCAGCCGTTCGGCGGCATCCGGATGATGATTGATGCTTGTAAAGCTTACGGATTCGAGCTTCCCGAAGAATTGATCAAAACATTTACTGATATCCGCAAAACGCATAACCAAGGCGTATTTGATGCATATACTTCTGACATGCGCGCAGCGCGCAAAGCAGGCATTATTACCGGTCTGCCGGATGCTTACGGCCGCGGCCGGATCATTGGCGATTACCGCCGTGTAGCTTTGTATGGCGTGGACTTCCTCATTCAGCAGAAAAAACAAGAACTTCTCGATTTGGAAGTGGATGTAATCGACGAAGATGTCATCCGTTTGCGTGAGGAATTGTCCGAGCAAATCCGCGCTCTCGGCGAACTGAAACAAATGGCCGAAATGCACGGCTGTGACATCTCCAAACCGGCGCAAAACGCTAAAGAAGCTTTCCAATGGCTGTATTTCGGCTATTTGGCAGCTATTAAAGAACAAAATGGCGCAGCTATGTCGCTTGGCCGCGTATCCTCGTTCCTTGATATTTATGTTGAACGCGATTTGGCCGAAGGAAAACTGACGGAAGAACAAGCGCAAGAGCTTGTCGACCATTTTGTCATGAAACTCAGAATCGTAAAATTCCTGCGTACGCCGGACTATAACGAACTTTTCAGCGGTGACCCAACTTGGGTAACGGAATCGATTGGCGGGATGTCGAATAACGGCCAAACCCGTGTAACGAAAAACAGCTTCCGTTTCCTGCATACGCTGTACAACCTGGGGCCAGCTCCAGAACCAAACTTGACCGTGCTCTGGTCGGAAAAACTTCCGGATGCCTTCAAAAAATTCTGTGCGAAGGTTTCCATCGAAACCAGCTCGATCCAGTATGAAAACGATGATCTGATGCGTCCGATTTACGGCGATGACTACGGTATCGCATGCTGCGTATCCGCAATGCGGATCGGTAAGCAAATGCAGTTCTTCGGAGCCCGCGCCAACCTGGCAAAATGCTTGCTGTATGCGATCAATGGCGGCATCGACGAAAAATCCGGCGCTCAAGTCGGTCCTGAATATCCTGCCATCAAATCGGAAGTTCTTGAATACGGCGAAGTGATCAAACGTTTCAAACCGATGATGGAATGGCTTGCTAAATTGTATATGAATTCACTCAATGTCATTCACTACATGCATGATAAATATTCTTACGAAAGAATCGAAATGGCACTGCATGACCGTGACATTCTCCGTACGATGGCTTGCGGTATCGCCGGTTTATCCGTGGCAACCGACTCGCTGAGCGCGATCAAATACGCCAAAGTTAAACCGATCCGCAACGAGCAAGGTATTGCCGTTGATTTCGAAATTGAAGGCGAATATCCTTGCTACGGCAATAACGACGATCGTGTAGACAGCATTGCCATCGAACTGGTGGAAACATTCATGGGCATGATCCGTAAGCACAAAGCATACCGGAACGCTCTGCCAACCCAATCGATCTTGACGATCACGTCCAATGTCGTTTATGGTAAGAAAACAGGCACTACACCTGACGGACGCAAAGCGGGAGAACCGTTCGCGCCAGGCGCCAACCCAATGCATGGCCGCGACAAGAAGGGTGCGCTTGCATCCCTCAGCTCGGTAGCAAAACTGCCTTACGAGCATAGCCTTGACGGTATTTCGAACACCTTCTCCATCGTGCCTAAAGCACTGGGCAAGGATTCGGACACTCGCAAGTCGAACCTGGTTGCCATGATGGATGGATACTTCGGCAGCAAAGCGCATCACCTGAACGTAAACGTCTTTGACCGTGAGCAACTGATGGATGCGATGGAACATCCGGAGAACTATCCGCAGCTGACCATCCGTGTATCGGGCTACGCCGTCAACTTTGTCAAACTGACTCGCGAACAGCAGCTTGACGTTATTAACCGTACCTTCCACGGTTCGATGTAA
- a CDS encoding cache domain-containing sensor histidine kinase, producing MNLRNKLFTAFVILIIVPLCILGVVTFIVSSHSIEEKYSRQTEYSLKSISYSIGTVLGQMDNVTDNGIATSVFHMALSAKDPTKQDLNEEQLSLNNSQRNFRSLLYNHPAISYAFLYNLNGAVVSVFTKENFTTMPFEDFKKQPLYQEVVDLNGVPKWIAPHEYPELTGTEPVFTQIRLIKELSYFKNIGILVVQIKNWDIESIFRNLSPTQSMQSTDFFLVNDDGLIVYDPNHDLEGKQISSVMKKTVNFGSGYQSFKTDFNDEKSIVSIYHMKDYSWNLVAVTSWASLSKETLVFAQWFIGITLLCLVAAITFNMVFMRRITGSIGLIVRFMRKVEGGDFNVRVDDRGKDELHILAKGFNELVDQINSLFKQIKTEQKQKTQAELRVLQAQIKPHFLFNTLESINVLAIQNEGEKVSEMVHRLGNILRISIQDKEEIPLDQEIEHLQSYLEIQKFRFDDLFDYELDIPPELRRRSVLKLTLQPLVENCIQHGFEGIHYKGHIHVSCWTDRGRFILQVQDNGIGMSPDQLLKFEYMKIDKEEESDHELPGLHVNEERRGLGLRSVADRIRIHYGEYYGLYICSSQLTGTIIQCVIPDAEWRERDDS from the coding sequence ATGAATTTGCGCAACAAGTTGTTTACGGCATTTGTCATATTGATCATTGTTCCCCTATGTATATTGGGCGTCGTTACCTTTATCGTTTCCTCGCATTCGATCGAAGAAAAATACAGCCGTCAGACGGAATATTCGCTCAAATCGATCAGCTACAGCATCGGCACGGTGCTGGGGCAGATGGACAACGTGACGGATAACGGAATTGCGACGTCGGTCTTTCATATGGCATTGTCCGCCAAAGACCCGACCAAACAAGATTTGAACGAGGAGCAGCTCAGCCTTAATAACAGCCAGCGGAATTTCCGCAGCTTGCTGTATAACCATCCGGCGATCAGCTATGCGTTTCTTTATAATTTGAACGGCGCGGTCGTTTCCGTTTTTACGAAAGAGAATTTTACGACCATGCCCTTTGAGGATTTCAAAAAGCAACCTCTGTATCAGGAGGTGGTGGATCTTAACGGAGTACCGAAGTGGATTGCGCCCCATGAGTATCCTGAGCTTACGGGAACGGAACCGGTTTTCACGCAGATTCGTTTGATAAAAGAGCTGAGCTATTTTAAAAATATCGGCATTTTGGTGGTGCAGATCAAAAATTGGGACATTGAATCAATCTTCCGCAACCTGTCGCCAACCCAAAGCATGCAATCCACCGATTTTTTTCTGGTCAATGACGACGGACTGATCGTGTACGATCCGAACCATGACTTGGAAGGAAAACAAATCAGCTCGGTAATGAAAAAAACGGTAAACTTCGGCTCCGGTTATCAAAGCTTCAAAACGGATTTCAACGATGAAAAAAGCATTGTTTCCATATATCATATGAAGGACTATTCCTGGAATTTGGTGGCGGTCACCTCATGGGCGTCGCTGTCTAAGGAAACGCTGGTATTTGCCCAGTGGTTTATCGGCATTACTCTGCTGTGCCTGGTGGCCGCGATCACGTTCAATATGGTGTTCATGAGACGGATTACGGGTTCGATCGGGCTGATCGTCCGCTTTATGAGAAAGGTGGAAGGCGGGGATTTTAATGTTCGCGTGGATGACCGCGGGAAGGATGAACTTCATATTTTGGCCAAAGGTTTCAATGAACTCGTCGATCAAATCAACAGTTTGTTCAAGCAGATCAAGACCGAGCAGAAGCAGAAAACGCAAGCCGAACTTCGCGTGCTGCAGGCGCAGATCAAGCCGCATTTTTTGTTTAACACGCTTGAATCCATCAATGTGCTGGCCATCCAGAATGAAGGCGAGAAGGTTAGCGAAATGGTACACCGGCTCGGAAATATTTTGCGGATCAGCATTCAGGATAAGGAAGAAATTCCGCTGGACCAGGAAATCGAGCATTTGCAGAGCTATTTGGAAATCCAGAAGTTTCGGTTTGATGATCTGTTCGATTATGAGCTGGATATACCGCCCGAGCTGAGAAGGCGCAGCGTGCTGAAGCTTACTTTGCAGCCGCTTGTGGAGAATTGCATTCAGCACGGGTTTGAAGGCATTCATTATAAAGGGCATATTCATGTTAGCTGTTGGACGGACCGGGGACGTTTTATCCTGCAGGTCCAAGATAACGGAATTGGCATGAGCCCCGACCAGCTTTTAAAATTCGAGTATATGAAAATCGACAAGGAAGAGGAATCCGATCATGAGCTTCCGGGGTTGCATGTCAATGAAGAACGGAGAGGACTTGGCTTAAGGAGTGTGGCCGACCGAATCCGGATTCACTACGGTGAATATTATGGCTTATATATCTGCTCCTCGCAGTTGACCGGAACGATTATTCAATGTGTTATCCCTGATGCAGAATGGAGGGAAAGAGATGATTCTTAA